A region from the Acyrthosiphon pisum isolate AL4f chromosome A1, pea_aphid_22Mar2018_4r6ur, whole genome shotgun sequence genome encodes:
- the LOC100162537 gene encoding Fanconi anemia group J protein homolog isoform X3, which yields MAVFKQPGKKRKINNSRDLDVSNGKSMSNDESIMTNDSSANNSLMTEDEDEKIEPQIETNMPKKSRPVIPVIYFCTRTHKQIEQVIKELQRTSFNTAKSCVLASREHTCIQDSNIYYPQISYKSKTELCRDLLDPKARRRNSIKFRRTIDRCSYYDNGGVKISTYGQLAKFGVESVWDIEDIVRLGISKKSCPYYGTRLLLKTAEIVFCPYNYIIDPVIRNTMNLKLKGHVIIVDEAHNIEDQCREAASLQLDQTNMNLAKADCEKVYKSCSNSLSYSRLARYLSELSKWIDQKSNDIKTYDDYNRGVVSWTGTYTIASFDDFGIGLTAFEKFKKDCETVLADSAEESEPDDTKMDTKDNGENELVEKEDSDLVEKDEDETLENRSSQDNVDAAITNATKTLLSSICSVFSLLYDEKYKFDYHVSLEKIMELKKYEHKDRNMKTTGIGGWINAAAQPDDSRPVWKNVISFLCLNPAAVFGELKSTARTIILTSGTLSPMQSFQSELGTQFPIALEAGHVIKPDQCWVSSVSVGPDGTDLNGQYRNINTYNYQDEMGKVLWDVCAAVPHGVLCFMPSYMLMEKLYSRWQVTGQLNRLKQIKVVMCEPRRGDQLEELMTKYYAAVRGDEKGPSGALFLAVYRGKISEGLDFSDNNARAVVAVGIPFPNYKDAAVTHKKDYNDKHHKNKGLLPGWEWYQIQAYRALNQALGRCIRHRNDWGAILLVDSRYEQPKNLSGLSKWIRGRVERNNSWSTIVTKLKNFVETRQYEDSIAALT from the exons ATGGCCGTATTTAAACAGCCTGgtaaaaagagaaaaataaataacagcaGAGATTTA GACGTTTCCAACGGCAAGAGCATGTCAAACGACGAATCAATAATGACCAATGACTCCAGCGCTAACAACAGTTTGATGACAGAAGACGAAGACGAAAAAATCGAACCTCAAATAGAAACTAATATGCCGAAAAAATCTAG accaGTTATCCCTGTGATATACTTCTGTACGAGAACTCATAAACAAATTGAACAGGTTATCAAAGAGTTACAAAGAACTAGTTTCAATACAGCCAA GAGTTGCGTGTTAGCTAGTCGCGAACACACATGTATTCAAGATTCTAATATATACTACCCCCAGATATCATACAAATCAAAAACCGAACTATGTAGGGATTTATTAGATCCGAAAGCG AGACGGAGAAATTCGATAAAGTTCAGAAGAACAATTGATAGGTGTAGTTATTACGATAACGGTGGCGTGAAAATAAGCACTTATGGCCAATTAGCCAAATTCGGAGTGGAATCTGTTTGGGATATCGAAGACATAGTGCGTTTGGGCATTTCTAAAAAATCTTGTCCGTACTACGGTACACGATTGTTGCTCAAAACTGCCGAAATCGTCTTTTGTCCCTACAATTATATCATCGATCCGGTTATCAGAAATACA atgAACTTGAAACTAAAAGGCCACGTGATAATAGTTGACGAAGCTCATAATATCGAGGATCAATGCCGCGAAGCCGCAAGCCTGCAATTGGATCAGACGAATATGAATTTGGCCAAAGCGGACTGCGAAAAAGTATATAAGTCTTGCAGCAATTCACTGTCGTACTCAAGGCTG GCTCGATATTTGTCCGAGTTATCAAAGTGGATCGATCAAAAGTCTAACGATATTAAAACTTACGACGATTATAATCGCGGCGTTGTATCATGGACTGGGACATACACCATAGCCAGTTTTGATGATTTTGGTATTGGGTTGACGGCCTTCGAAAAGTTCAAA aaAGATTGTGAAACAGTTTTGGCTGATTCGGCCGAAGAAAGTGAACCCGACGATACGAAAATGGATACAAAAGATAATGGGGAAAATGAACTGGTAGAAAAAGAAGATAGTGATTTGGTAGAAAAAGATGAAGATGAAACGCTAGAAAACCGTTCGTCCCAAGATAATGTCGATGCGGCAATTACAAATGCGACTAAAACTTTATTGTCGTCGATTTGTTCGGTGTTTAGTTTGTTATATGATGAGAAGTACAAATTTGATTACCACGTTTCTCTAGAGAAGATCATGGAATTAAAGAAATATGAACACAAAGATCGAAAT ATGAAGACGACGGGCATAGGCGGTTGGATAAATGCTGCGGCGCAACCTGACGACTCGCGCCCTGTATGGAAAAACGTCATCAGTTTCCTATGCTTAAATCCGGCAGCCGTGTTTGGAGAACTCAAATCGACGGCCCGCACCATAATTCTTACATCCGGCACCCTATCGCCGATGCAGTCCTTCCAATCCGAGCTCGGCACTCAGTTCCCGATCGCCCTGGAAGCTGGTCATGTAATCAAGCCAGACCAGTGTTGGGTGTCGTCGGTGAGCGTCGGGCCGGACGGGACGGACCTCAACGGGCAGTACCGGAACATTAACACGTATAATTACCAAGATGAAATGGGAAAAGTGTTGTGGGACGTGTGCGCCGCCGTTCCGCATGGCGTGTTGTGTTTCATGCCATCCTATATGCTTATGGAAAAACTGTACAGCCGATGGCAGGTGACTGGCCAACTAAACCGCCTTAAACAAATTAAGGTGGTCATGTGTGAGCCCCGGCGAGGCGACCAGCTTGAAGAGTTAATGACGAAGTATTATGCGGCCGTCCGTGGGGACGAGAAGGGACCAAGCGGCGCGCTCTTCCTGGCCGTATATCGTGGAAAAATTAGTGAAGGGCTGGATTTCTCTGACAACAACGCCCGAGCGGTGGTGGCT gtcGGGATTCCATTTCCAAACTATAAGGATGCGGCCGTAACCCACAAAAAAGATTATAACGATAAACACCACAAGAACAAAGGTCTGTTGCCCGGCTGGGAGTGGTATCAGATTCAGGCCTACAGAGCGTTGAACCAAGCACTCGGACGGTGTATCAGGCACAGGAACGATTGGGGCGCTATCCTGCTAGTGGACAGCAGGTACGAGCAGCCCAAGAACCTGTCCGGGCTGTCGAAATGGATAAGAGGAAGG gTCGAAAGAAACAATTCGTGGTCGACGATCGTGACCAAACTCAAGAACTTTGTAGAGACCAGACAGTATGAAGACTCTATTGCAGCCCTaacttga